In Gadus chalcogrammus isolate NIFS_2021 chromosome 11, NIFS_Gcha_1.0, whole genome shotgun sequence, a single window of DNA contains:
- the prelid3a gene encoding PRELI domain containing protein 3A: protein MRIWSTEHVFSYPWETVIKAAMRKYPNPMNPSVVGVDVLDRGLDTAGRLHSHRLLSTEWGLPGIVRAILGNTQTRTYIQEHSIVDADEKKMELCSTNITLTNLVSVDERLVYRPHPDNPEVTILTQEAIITVKGVSLSSYLEGMMARRMSANARKD, encoded by the exons ATGAGGATTTGGAGCACGGAGCATGTTTTCAG CTATCCATGGGAGACGGTGATCAAGGCGGCAATGAGGAAGTACCCCAACCCCATGAACCCCAGCGTGGTCGGGGTGGACGTGCTGGACCGAGGCCTGGACACGGCGGGCCGGCTCCACAGCCACCGGCTGCTCAGCACCGAGTGGGGTCTGCCCGGGATTGTGAGAGCG ATCTTGGGGAACACTCAGACAAGGACCTACATACAGGAGCACTCAATAGTGGACGCCGATGAGAAGAAGATGGAGCTGTGCTCTACTAAT ATCACTTTGACCAACCTGGTGTCAGTGGACGAGAGGCTGGTCTACCGACCGCACCCGGATAACCCTGAAGT AACCATCTTGACCCAAGAGGCCATCATCACAGTGAAGGGCGTCAGTCTGAGCAGCTACCTGGAGGGAATGATGGCCAGGAGAATGTCCGCCAACGCAAGGAAG GACTGA
- the elovl4a gene encoding elongation of very long chain fatty acids protein 4a, whose translation MEILTHLFNDTVEFYKWSLTIADKRVQKWPLMDNPLPTLAISSSYLLFLWLGPKYMKNREPFQLRKTLIVYNFSMVFLNFFIFKELFMAARSASYSYICQRVDYSDDPNEVRVAGALWWYFVSKGVEYLDTVFFILRKKFNQVSFLHVYHHCTMFTLWWIGIKWVAGGQSFFGAHMNAAIHVLMYLYYGLASCGPKIQKYLWWKKYLTIIQMIQFHVTIGHTALSLYVDCDFPHWMHYSLICYAITFIVLFGNFYYQTYRRQQPRRDASSSSSSSSTSSASRAGKALANGTFNGLSSKAANGASAAGRGEDSKPQENPGRRKRKGRAKRD comes from the exons ATGGAGATCCTCACTCATCTCTTCAACGACACGGTTGAGTTCTACAAATGGAGTCTCACTATTGCAG ACAAGAGGGTGCAGAAATGGCCCCTGATGGACAACCCCCTGCCCACCTTGGCCATCAGCAGCTCGTACCTGCTGTTCCTCTGGCTGGGGCCCAAGTACATGAAGAACCGGGAGCCCTTCCAGCTCCGCAAGACCCTCATCGTCTACAACTTCAGCATGGTCTTCCTCAACTTCTTCATCTTCAAAGAG CTCTTCATGGCGGCCCGGTCTGCTAGCTACAGCTATATCTGCCAACGTGTCGACTATTCAGACGACCCCAATGAAGTCAGG GTGGCTGGGGCGTTGTGGTGGTACTTCGTCTCCAAGGGGGTGGAGTACCTCGACACGGTGTTCTTCATCCTGAGGAAGAAGTTCAACCAGGTCAGCTTCCTCCACGTCTACCACCACTGCACCATGTTCACCCTCTGGTGGATCGGCATCAAGTGGGTGGCCGGGGGACAGT CATTCTTCGGTGCACACATGAACGCAGCCATCCACGTGCTGATGTACCTGTATTATGGGCTGGCCTCCTGCGGACCCAAGATCCAGAAATACCTGTGGTGGAAGAAGTACCTGACCATCATCCAAATG ATCCAGTTCCACGTCACCATCGGCCACACGGCGCTCTCCCTCTACGTGGACTGTGACTTCCCCCACTGGATGCACTACTCCCTCATCTGCTACGCCATCACCTTCATCGTGCTCTTCGGCAACTTCTACTACCAGACCTACCGCCGCCAGCAGCCCCGCCGcgacgcctcctcctcctcctcctcctcctccacctcctccgcctccagggCGGGCAAAGCCCTGGCCAACGGGACCTTCAACGGCCTGAGCAGCAAGGCCGCAAACGGAGCCTCGGCAGCgggtagaggagaggacagcAAGCCCCAGGAGAACCCGGGCCGCAGGAAGAGGAAAGGAAGGGCCAAGAGGGATTAG